Part of the uncultured Cohaesibacter sp. genome is shown below.
CCAAAACGCCGCCTTTGGCGCGCGGCGGATATGGTTCCCTCCCTCCCGCGGTTTCGCTGAAACGCTTTGCGCCGACACCCGGCAACCAGGGCCGCCAGGGCAGTTGCGTCGGCTGGGCAACAGCCTATGCTGCGCGCACGCTGGCAGAAGCCCACCGTCTCGGGGTCGAGAACCGGTCTCAAATCAACCGGTCGGTCTTTTCTCCGGCGTTCATCTACAATCAGATCAAGGTTGGCTCCTGCGGTGATGGCTCCCTCCCGTCAAAAGCGCTGGACCTGATGTCGTCTGTTGGCGTACTGCCGCTCGCCGACTTTCCCTATACCGATCAGTCGTGCAGCGCCACCCCGCAGGCTCGCCAGACAAGCATGGCCAGCCAATACAGGATCAAGGGCTATCAGCGCCTGTTCAACGCCGACTCCACAGCCAAGCACATTGCTGTGCGCCGCGCTCTGGCCAACGGCCACCCCGTTGTCATCGGCATGATGGTTTCCGAAGCCTTCATGCGCTCCTCCGGGCACTACAAGCCGGGATCATCCGATGTCTCATTGCTGGAACGAGGCCAACTCGGCGGCCATGCCATGGCCGTGATCGGCTATGATGACACCAAATATGGCGGCGCGTTCGAATTGATCAACAGCTGGGGTCAGGACTGGGGCAACGATGGCTTCATGTGGGTGACCTACGGCGACTTCAATACCTTTGTGCAGCAGGGCTACGAGATGATTCCGCCCGATCCGCCCAAGCCACCGGCCGTGGTAGACATGGGCGGCAAGGTCGGCTTCATCCACATTTCGGGCAAACCGATGAGCGGGCGCGCTCTGTCCGATGGCAATGGCTACCGCCTGGCAGAGTCCTATCCGTCCGGCACGCGCTTCCGGGTCGAGATTTCTGCAGATGACGGCGGCTTTGTCTATGCACTCGGCGGCGATCTGTCTGGACGGTTCGTTGAACTGTTCCCGCGCCGCAGCACCGTCAGCCCGCACATCGATGGCGGCGGCGCCATGCTGATGCCCGGACCGTCGGAAGACTTCTTCACGCGGATGAATGACGACACCGGAACCGATTTCTATGTCGTACTGTTCTCCCGCGAGGCGCTGCCCATCGCGGAAATCGTCGCCGATGTCAACAAAGCCTCGGGTGATGTTCATGCCAAGCTCGCCCGCGCCCTCGGCAACCGGATGGTCGATCCCGATCAGGTCAAGGCAGTGGGCAACGGGATTGCCTTCGAGGCGGCAAGCGACGGGCGCATGGTCGTGCCGGTGGTGGTGGCAATCGATCATGTCGCGCCATCAGGCAACGACCGTGACAGGACAGCACCAAAGCTGGTCGTCTCAGAGCCGGCCGGTGATGAGCTGGAACAGATTGTCGACCCCAACGCCATCCGCCGCGTTGCCACCCCGGTCTTCCGCCTGCGCGGTATTGCCCAGGATGAAAACCTCATCCAGCGGGTCAACATCAGTGGCGCGGCGACAAGCAAATTCTCCTCGCGCGGCCCCTTCGAGGCCGAGATCGAATTGCCACAAGACGGCAAACCGCATCCGGTGACGATCGTTGCGGTCGACGCCGACGGCAACAGCTCCGAAAGCACGATCCAGATACAGGTCGCGCCATGATTGGCGCGGTTTTCTTTTTGCCTCTTTCAACGACACGACGTCAGCTCAACAGGAAAATCCCCGGATGATACGTCTTCTGACCCTCGCCCTTTTCCTCTTCTCCGTCGCGGTGCCTGCCATGGCCCAGAGTGGCGATCCCTATGCCGGCATCAACCGAAGGGACCTCATCGAACGCAGCTTCGAAACGTCAAGCCAGCTCGAACGCGCCGCAATCCGCGTCTATGTGGCAGAGCATTATCCCGAAACCGGCGAGGGCTATTTCGCCCGCGCCTGGGTCGCGGACCGGAACGGGGCAGGAGATGACGAGATCATCGGACTTTACCGCAAGGCCACGTCTCTTGTGCCGGATCTGTCGACAGCGTGGATCAACCTTGGCTATCAGCTCGGCAACGCCAAGCGATATGAAGAGGCCGTGGCCGCCTATGAGAAATGCCTCGACATCGACCCGGTCGATCCCTTCGCCATCCGCAACATCTATTTCACCGTCAAGGACAATCTGAAGGACAAGGCGCGCGCAGACAAGTTCCTGGCGACGTCGGAAAGCCGCGGCCTGTCACGGCGCTACATCTACGACTACGTCCGCGGCATCGAAGCTCAGGTCGCAGGCAAGAGCAGAGAGGCAGAAGCCTTCTTCGAGAAGTCGCTCAAGGCCGGTGATCGTCCGGAATTCGGGGTTCTTCAGCGATTGAGCAATCTGCGCCTTGATCGCCTGGACCGCTCCCGCGCCTCCAACGACGAAAAGTTCAAGGCGATCCGGGACGTTCTCGATTTTGGCAAGCAATACAAGAATGCGGCCGCCATCAATTATGCCGCCGAGCAGATGAAAGAACGTTTCAGGGCCTACAAGCAGGCTCTGTCCATCTATGAAATGTCCTATGCAACGGATCCGACACCGGAAGCGGCAATCGACGGCTTCGCAGCAATGGGCAACTATGATTTCAACAGCAGCTACAGCTTGCTGGAACAGGCCGCCCGCGACTTCCCCCAGATCTGGGAAATCCGTAACCAGCTCGCCTGGGCCAACTACAATTTCGCCTTCAATACGGATCTGGCAGAGAAATACAGCCGCGACAGTCTGAAGCTGGCCAAACTGGCGCCCGATATCGCCACTTCCCTGCGCGATTACGGCACCTTCTACGAGCAGATCGGCCGCTTTGATGCCGCCCGTGATGTCTATCTCTCCAAGCTCGACACGCTCCCCGACGCCCAGCGCCGGGACGTGACCAGCTATCTCGTTCTCAACCGCATCTATGCCCAGGATTATGACGCCGCCGCGTCCTATCTGGCCGCGATGGAAAAGATGCCCAACGTCAGCGGAAGCTGGATCTCCCAGCGTCGCGAACGCATCAACGCCGCAGCTGCCCTTGAAAACGAGCGCAAGGCCTTTCTGGCCGCCAACCCGTTCCTGCGCAACTGGGAAAAGAACATCGGCTCCAGCCTGACGCTGGCCATCGAGTTCGAGACCAACTCCGACGTCATCCGCCCAGAGACCCTGCACGAGCTTGACAAGGCGGCAGCCGTGCTCAACGCGCCCGGCGGGGAAAAATACGTCTTCCTGATCGAGGGCAACACCGATAGCCGCGGCAGCGATGAAATCAACATGCCGCTGTCGCAACGCCGCGCCGAGGCTGCCGCACGCTATCTGGAAGAACACCATGGCATTCCCGCCAGCCGTCTGCGCACCGTCGGCCATGGCCCACGCCAGCCGATTGCCACCAACGAGACCGAATCGGGCCGGCAACGCAACCGTC
Proteins encoded:
- a CDS encoding C1 family peptidase; protein product: MSPAAHAQGPFSTGAMLDNALYQTVPKTPPLARGGYGSLPPAVSLKRFAPTPGNQGRQGSCVGWATAYAARTLAEAHRLGVENRSQINRSVFSPAFIYNQIKVGSCGDGSLPSKALDLMSSVGVLPLADFPYTDQSCSATPQARQTSMASQYRIKGYQRLFNADSTAKHIAVRRALANGHPVVIGMMVSEAFMRSSGHYKPGSSDVSLLERGQLGGHAMAVIGYDDTKYGGAFELINSWGQDWGNDGFMWVTYGDFNTFVQQGYEMIPPDPPKPPAVVDMGGKVGFIHISGKPMSGRALSDGNGYRLAESYPSGTRFRVEISADDGGFVYALGGDLSGRFVELFPRRSTVSPHIDGGGAMLMPGPSEDFFTRMNDDTGTDFYVVLFSREALPIAEIVADVNKASGDVHAKLARALGNRMVDPDQVKAVGNGIAFEAASDGRMVVPVVVAIDHVAPSGNDRDRTAPKLVVSEPAGDELEQIVDPNAIRRVATPVFRLRGIAQDENLIQRVNISGAATSKFSSRGPFEAEIELPQDGKPHPVTIVAVDADGNSSESTIQIQVAP